The window CGGGTAGGAAAACCACTTCGAATTCAAGTCCTTTGGAGGCGTGCAGCGTCATGACCTGCACCTTTTCCGCGGAAAGCCGCACGGTTTCCAGGTCGCTTTGCAGATGGACCCAGTTGATCAGCCCGGCCCAGCCGCCACGTCGTTCATAGGCCTGCTGCAACTGGCGGTAGGGTTTGCTTTTCCAGAAAAACTCATCATATCCGTTGGTTTGCTCCAGGTGGGCGCGTAAGGCGTCGGGTCCGCCGGCCAGGGCGCGTTCAGGAAATTCCAGGCAATTGTCCGCTTCCGCGCCATTGTTGCAGGACAGGCCGAGAATGCGGCCTGCCGCACAGAGGATGTCGGCCACGCGTGGTTCATGCCAGAAGGCCGAGGTCTCCGGGGTGGCGCAGGGAATGCCGTACCGCTTGAGCGCGTTTTCGATGACCGGGATCAGCCCGCGGAAGCGCACCAGCACGGCGATGTCGCCCGGGGCGTAGCGCCCTTGTGCGCCGGAGTCGGTGAGGCTGTGGCTTGTGGCGCCCATGAGCCGTTTGACGCGGTCGCTGATCCAGGCGGCCTCGCGGCGGCCGTCCGGCGCATGAAAAATGTGCAGGGCCGTGTCCACGTCCTGGTGTGCCCGCAGACGTGGCTGATCCGGAAACAGGCTGTGGGCCGCATCCAGGATGCGTTGGCCGGAGCGGTAGTTGTCCTTGAGGGTGATGGTTTTGATTTTGGACCAGCGTTGGCGGAGCAGTTCCTCGGCGTTGCCGGCGGCACCGCGAAAGCCGTAGATGGACTGGCAGGGGTCGCCGATGGCGAAAAAGCCGGTGCCGTCCTTGTGGCAGAGCGAGGTCACCAGTTTAATCTGCAGGGGGGAGAGATCCTGAACCTCATCCACCAGTACATGGTGGTGGATGCGTTCAAAGGCTTCGCCCTGAGTTTGTTCCAGCAAAAAATCGAGCAGGTCCGTGTAGTCGGCCAAATTCCAGGAGGCTTTTTGCTGGGTGTAGCGGGCCACGGGGTCGGCAAGGTCGGGATCCGGAGCGTCCAGGGTTTCCCTGGCCAGGTTGTACCGCTTCCAGGCCTGATCCAGGTCGCGGCCCGTCAGTTCCGGGTTCACTTCCGCAAAGATGCTTTTGGCCGCATTTTCGTCAATGACAACGGGTTCTTCACCATAGGCATGCCGCCAGTATTCAAAGGCCATGGCATGCAGGGTTCCGGCCTGGGGCAGGGGGGCGTCTTCGTCCAGGCCCAGGGTGTGCTGGAGGCGTTCACGCAGTTCCACGGCGGCCCGGCGGGTGAAGGTGAGCACCAGAATGCGTCGGGGCGGCTGCCCGGCTTCGAGCAGGCGGGTGATGCGTCCCATAAGGGTTTGCGTTTTGCCTGTACCGGGTCCGGCCACCACGAGCACAGGACCGGGACCGGCGTTGATGGCTTTGCGCTGGGCCGTGTTATAATGAATGCGTTTGGCTTCGTCCGCAACGCGCACGGCCATGGGCGTGGCCTGGGTCGTGTCCACCGGTGCCGGCTCGGCGGGAGCCGGGTGCTCCTGGTCGGCATCGGGCGAGGCCGGAAGGAACAGGCCGTTTTTAATGCGGTCCCGTTCCTGGGGGGTGAATACGGAGATCACGCCGTATTCACCGTCAAAGCCGGGTTTGCGCATGACCTGGCCCTCACGCATGCGGCCGACACCTTCGGCCAGGAGCGGGTCCATGCGGCGTAGATCTTCCAGCGGGGTCCGGCGCAGCACGGACAATTCCGAGCCAAAGGCGCGCATGAGTTCCAGGTAGCGCTTGTGGACCTTTTTGGAGTTCGGTCCCACGCCCACGACTTCGCTGAGCAGCTCCTTGAGCGGCACCAGGGAAACGAAACCGGGCTGCCCCTTGGGGCGTTGCGGTTCGTTCCGGTCGGCCAGATCCGCGATGCGTGCCAGCACCCCGCGGGTCACGGGCTTGCCGCACACGGGGCAGATTCCGCCGCGCATGGCGGTTTCCTGCGGGTCCATGACCACGCCGCACTTGCGGTGGCCGTCCATGTGGTATTTGCCCTCTTCCGGGAAGAACTCCACGGTGCCGAGAAATTTGTGTCCCAGGCCTTCTCCGCGCAGGGCGCGGTAAATGCCTTCATAGGAGATTTCGCCTTGAAAGACGTTGCACTCGCGGCCCAGCTTTTCGCCGGAGTGGGCGTCGGAATTGGAGATCATGCGGTAGCGGTCCAGCGCGCTCCAGGTCCAGTTCATTTCCGGGTCCGAGGAGAGGCCGGTCTCCATGGCAAAGATGTGTCGGCTCAGGTCGCCGTAGCACTCTTCCACGGTGTTGAAGCCGGACTTGGAGCCGAACAGGGCGAACCAGGGCGTCCAGATGTGGGCGGGTACGAGAAAGGCCATGGGATCGGCTTCCAGCACCATTTCCAACAGGTCGCGGGAGTCCAGCCCCAGGATGGGACGGCCGTCCGAAGCGAGGTTGCCCACCTGGGCGAGTCGTTCGTTAAAGCGCAGCACCGCTTCCAGACTGGGCATGTAGACCAGGTTGTGGATTTTGCGTACCTGGCCGCCGCGCTTGTAGATGGAGCTGATTTCCGTCTGAAGCATGAACCGGGTTACGCCGCCGGGATCCTGTTCCAGGCCGGGCACTTGTTCGCCGATGCCCTCGGGATGTTTGAGTACATACAGGCCGCGTCCGTCTTCCCGGAGCTGTTCCTGCATTTCGGCGACCCATTCGGGATGGGTGAAGTCCCCGGTACCGAGAACATCCAGCCCCTTGACCCGCGCCCAGGCCGCAAGACCTCGGATATTCAGGTTCTTGCTTGTGGCGCGCGAAAACCGGGAATGGATGTGCAAATCAGCGGTAAAGCGATCCATCCGCGCAAGATATTCCCTCGTCTGCGAGAATGCAAGCACGTCCTGAAAAAATGGAGATTCCAGGAAAAAAAAGCCCCCCCACCGCCGGGAAAACCGGGGTGGAGAGGCTGTTGTCTCAGGTGTGGGATGGTCAGCTCAATCCGGAGAGGATCTGGTACGCGGCGCTGGCCAGGATAAAGGCCAGAACCGTGTTGAAGGTGACGGCAAAGGCGGCCCAGCCCCAGGAAGCCTCTTTGGCCATGGCCACCACGGTCACGAAGCAGGGGGCGTAGAGCAGAATGAAGATGATCAACGAAACCGCCGTGGCCGTGGTAAAGGCCGGATCCCTGGCCAAGCGCTCCGAGAGCGGAGCCGCGTCATCGGGGTCCACCTCTCCGAGGGAATAGGCCGTGCCCATGGTGGAGACGATGACCTCCTTGGCCGCGATGCCGCCGATGAGGGCGATGTTCACGCGCCAGTCAAATCCCGCAAGCCTGGTCAGCCCTTCCAGGGCCGAGCCGACGCGTCCGGCCACCGAATATTTCAGGGCCGCCTCGCCTTGGACGTTGTCCACTTCTGCGAGCTGGGCTTCCAGGGCTGCAATCCGTTCGGGCGTTGTGGCCTGGTCCAGTTGCCCCTGGATTTCGGTCC of the Paucidesulfovibrio gracilis DSM 16080 genome contains:
- a CDS encoding UvrD-helicase domain-containing protein codes for the protein MDRFTADLHIHSRFSRATSKNLNIRGLAAWARVKGLDVLGTGDFTHPEWVAEMQEQLREDGRGLYVLKHPEGIGEQVPGLEQDPGGVTRFMLQTEISSIYKRGGQVRKIHNLVYMPSLEAVLRFNERLAQVGNLASDGRPILGLDSRDLLEMVLEADPMAFLVPAHIWTPWFALFGSKSGFNTVEECYGDLSRHIFAMETGLSSDPEMNWTWSALDRYRMISNSDAHSGEKLGRECNVFQGEISYEGIYRALRGEGLGHKFLGTVEFFPEEGKYHMDGHRKCGVVMDPQETAMRGGICPVCGKPVTRGVLARIADLADRNEPQRPKGQPGFVSLVPLKELLSEVVGVGPNSKKVHKRYLELMRAFGSELSVLRRTPLEDLRRMDPLLAEGVGRMREGQVMRKPGFDGEYGVISVFTPQERDRIKNGLFLPASPDADQEHPAPAEPAPVDTTQATPMAVRVADEAKRIHYNTAQRKAINAGPGPVLVVAGPGTGKTQTLMGRITRLLEAGQPPRRILVLTFTRRAAVELRERLQHTLGLDEDAPLPQAGTLHAMAFEYWRHAYGEEPVVIDENAAKSIFAEVNPELTGRDLDQAWKRYNLARETLDAPDPDLADPVARYTQQKASWNLADYTDLLDFLLEQTQGEAFERIHHHVLVDEVQDLSPLQIKLVTSLCHKDGTGFFAIGDPCQSIYGFRGAAGNAEELLRQRWSKIKTITLKDNYRSGQRILDAAHSLFPDQPRLRAHQDVDTALHIFHAPDGRREAAWISDRVKRLMGATSHSLTDSGAQGRYAPGDIAVLVRFRGLIPVIENALKRYGIPCATPETSAFWHEPRVADILCAAGRILGLSCNNGAEADNCLEFPERALAGGPDALRAHLEQTNGYDEFFWKSKPYRQLQQAYERRGGWAGLINWVHLQSDLETVRLSAEKVQVMTLHASKGLEFEVVFLPALEEGILPFAGTDMLTGKAEAKSSFVSDTAEEKRLLYVGMTRARRELYLSHAKQRQLFGRSLKPSMSRFLKPIPEDLLTHSVLTARKVRKERQISLLD